The Nitrospinota bacterium genome contains the following window.
GCTGAGTTATATAAATTTAAAACATCTTTTGAGTTTGACGAAAGTTTATACTGCAATGCTTATATAAGTCCAAGTATTTTGGGAGGGCCAAGATATCATTCTTTGTCGTTCACCCCAGAAACAAAAGCAAAAAAAAATAATCGGTCAATCGACATTACGCAAATGCATAAGAATTGCTTCATTTTCATGATAGTTGATACAAAAGTCAAAAACCCAGAAAATTTTCTAAACATAATCTGGAATGTCAAAAAAAACAAATATTATAAAAACCCCGGCCTTGCCGGCTGGAATGAAATTTGTGATTAGGCGCGAACAAAAATAATTCAAATTATTGGGTCGTATTCGTATTAAATGATTTTATTGGTTTACTTTGTGCTTGCAGAGTGAGGTTCAAACTTATGAAACCTGAACTCTAAATCTGATAACTTTCATACCATCCCATTATGTTAAAAGCTATTCTCAAGCGGAAGGCAAATGGTAAACGTTGTTCCTTGGCCCATTTCAGATTCAAGGAGTATTTTCCCGTGATGTTTTTTGACGATCATTGCATGGAATAATGCCAATCCTTATCCGGTGCCTTTCCCTAATTCCTTGGTGTTAAAAAAGTGGTCATAAATTTTATGCCTGATGGCATCTGGAATCCCGTTTCCTGAATCCGTGATTCGGATTTCTGCCCATTTGTTATTCTGCTTCGTCATGATGGTCCACATTCTGGTGACGCAAAACATCTTTGATCACCATAATTAAAAAGATTTAATATTAATTTAACGTTTACTTAATGATAATAAAGGAAAATAACCTCTGAACTATTTAAAACCTATAATCAAGGAGCTACTTATGAAAAATATAATTGGATATCTGATTGCTTTTATAATTGGCTGGTCAGGTGCAGTATGGAGCTATTCAGATCTAATCTATCCTAAAAACTAAATTAATTATCAATATTTTCAGAATAAAAATTAAGTCAATTGTTTTTATTCTCACCCGACCACCAATATGTATTCCAAATGATAAACATTTAAAAACTATTTGCTAGGGAGAAGAATTATCGGTATGAAACGATTTAGCCCGGAGCGAATCTTCCTAGATAATGGTCCGGAATTTATTGGCAACGCTTTAGACAGGTGGGCCTATGAAAACTAGGATTCTTTGGACTTCTAACGCTCTGGGAAGCCCATGAATAATGCGTTTATCGAATTATTCAACGTGACGTTCCGGGACGAGTGTATGAACGTTCATTGGTTTTTAACCCTCCAATATTAAAAAGAAAAGATCGAACCCAGGAGGGAAGAGTATAGTACATTTCGTCCACACAGCTAACTGAATGATTAACACATTTGGAGTTTGCGGAAAGACAACTGATCCGGGCCTATAAAATGCCCGGTTTTTCTTGAGTACGACTGGCACAGATTTGCGGTGATGCTCAATATGCAGAAACTGAATTTAAAATTGGACTAAATACTGAGGTTTTGTCGCTAGAGTTGGTTTGACTTAGGGTGATTATTGGTTAATTACCACGAGTATTTTGTTTATTTGTACTGGTAGCCTAGACAGGAATTTATTATATTGCGAATGGATTACTCCGGAGCTTACATAACAATGGGAAGTGCTATGTCAGAGCCCATCTTGAACTGGAAGTGAAATACAATCTCAATCCCCATCTTTGTATTAAAGGTACATTTTTCTATTTTCGTGCGGTTAAGTTTTTGAACAAACTTCTGATGGATCCGACATCAATTACCTTGGAACCATGCTTATATTTAGTTTCTAAAGTTATTTAGAGTTATAAGTAGATTTTTGGTCGATGAGCTGATTTACCTTGCAATGTGGTTCCAACCGCTAGTGGGTTGTCGTTGGTAAAATTCCATATCTTCGCGATCTAATGAAACAATATGAAGCCATTGATTACCAATTAATCCCTGCAACATTTCGTGTTTTGAAATTATGGCATCAATCATTTTTCTTGGGGCTTCAATAATTACAAACAAACGCATGGGTTCGTGATAAGGTTTCTCACCATCCATTACAGTCTGGACAGGAAGACCGATGGAAAGGTCACTTTGGGTGCCGAACATGACACCTACATTGCCAACGACATTATGATACGCTTTGCTGCCCGCCCCATAAACATTGACATCAACCGTGGAAAAATAATGCTCCATGTTAATCCATTGCCCTACGATCATGGGAGCGGTCATGATGACTTCCAAAGCATTTCCATCAGGATCTTTTGAGGAATCATAGGAGTGTAAAAAGGTCCGTCCTTCTAAATCCATTCCTTGCGTTAATTTTCTACGGCCAGCAATAAAAGCGGTGTGTCCGGAAAGTCCCCATTCGGGTCGAACTTGGGACCAATCCATACTCCGTATTTTTGCACGATTTAGTGCGTTGAAATTCCCAGTTAACTCTGGCTCATCGGGCATTCGGGGTAAACGCTCCCGACTATTCATTTCGCCAGCCTCCTTGAAGTC
Protein-coding sequences here:
- a CDS encoding transposase, with the protein product MNNAFIELFNVTFRDECMNVHWFLTLQY